The following coding sequences lie in one Apium graveolens cultivar Ventura chromosome 1, ASM990537v1, whole genome shotgun sequence genomic window:
- the LOC141723656 gene encoding uncharacterized protein LOC141723656, whose protein sequence is MALKLHVVVYVVALVAIVVHVASARSVPSESDQKKQNVFVVGNKKPSTVGVEDKKNFITFGGIGGVAGTGGGVGGLDGAGGGIGSGVGGIGGIGGVGSTAGVGGLGGIGGLGGGDGGLDGIGGVAGGIGGGKGVGGGVGGGAGSGAGCIGGVGVGTLP, encoded by the coding sequence ATGGCATTAAAGTTGCACGTAGTGGTGTATGTGGTAGCACTAGTAGCAATTGTGGTGCATGTAGCAAGTGCACGTAGTGTACCGAGTGAGAGTGATCAGAAGAAGCAAAATGTCTTTGTTGTTGGCAATAAGAAGCCTAGTACTGTAGGTGTGGAGGACAAGAAGAACTTCATTACTTTTGGTGGCATTGGTGGTGTTGCAGGTACTGGTGGTGGTGTTGGTGGACTAGATGGTGCTGGTGGTGGTATTGGTAGTGGAGTTGGGGGAATAGGTGGCATTGGTGGCGTTGGCAGCACTGCCGGTGTAGGTGGCTTAGGTGGAATTGGTGGTTTAGGTGGAGGAGATGGTGGTTTAGATGGCATAGGGGGTGTTGCTGGAGGTATTGGAGGAGGTAAAGGTGTAGGTGGAGGTGTTGGAGGAGGTGCTGGTAGCGGAGCAGGATGTATCGGAGGTGTTGGTGTTGGGACATTACCCTAG